The following DNA comes from Tunturibacter psychrotolerans.
GGTGCTGAAGACCTATCGGCTGGAGAGCAATCTGGTGCGACGGGTGCTTCAGCCGGGAACGACTGCGCCGGGAGAGGCTCATCCGGAGCCTTTGTCGGACAAGAAGAAGGCGGCGGCAAAAGGCGGCAAAGGAAAAAAGAAGAGGTAGGGTCGGCCTGATATCGATTGCGTGCGTGAGTCGAAGTGACTATGAGCGATCAGGAGGAGCGGCTGTTTGGTGGGAATGTGGCGGATGCGGTGGTTCGCGTCGGCGCGACCGTTCGCAAGCCTGTGACCGAGGCGACGAGTAGCGTTGAAGCGTTTCTGGAACATCTCTTCGAGGTTGGATTCAGAGGGGCTCCGCGAACATTGGGCCGGGATGACAAGAGGCGTCATGTACTGGAGTATGTGCCGGGAGCGACTCAAGAGCCTTTCTCGTACACCAGTGAGGAGTTGGGGCGAGTGGGGCAGCTGATTCGAGAGTTTCACGCGGCTGCGAAGAGTTTTGTTCCGCCGGAAGGGGCGCTATGGAAGGTTGTCATCGGGCCCGACGCGGAAGAGTTGATATGTCATCATGATCTTGCGCCGTGGAATTTGGTTCGGGGTGGAGACCGGTGGGTCTTTATCGATTGGGATGGGAGCGGGCCCGGGTCGGTTCTGTGGGATGTGGCTTATGCGGCGCAGACCTTTGTACCTTTGATCCATGGTGGAGAGCCTGCTGTGGATGCCTCGCGGCTACGTTGCTTTGTGGATGGGTATGGTCTGGATCGATCGCAGCGTGAGAAGTTGCCTGAACTGATGGTCGCTCGAACGAGAGCGATGTTTGAATTGGGGGAGCGCGCTGCGATCACTGGGGAGCAACCGTGGGCTCGACTGCACGCGGAGGGCCATGGCAGTCGTCATTGGAGGCAGGCTGCGGACTATGTCGAGCGTCATCTGGAGATCTGGAGAGATGCGCTGCTTGCTGGCTTTGACGATGATTGTCGCGGTCAGGCGTAGAAAGCTGTGATGGCGTCGACTACAGATTGTTGTTCGTCTTCGCGCAGCTCTGGGTACATGGGAAGTGCGAGAACTTCATGGGCGGCGGCTTCGCTGATGGGGAAGTCTCCCTGCTTGTAGCCAAGGTGAGCCAGGCTGGTTTGCAGGTGCAGGGGGACAGGGTAGTAGATCTCGCTGCCGATTTTTTGTTCTGTTAGGTAGCTGCGGAGTTCGTCGCGGCGGGGAGCGCGGATGACGTATTGATGAAACACGTGTCCGGCGCGCGGGTCGGTGATGGGGAGGACGACTCCTTCCTTTGCCGTGTCGGCAGTGAGGTTCGCTTTGCGGAGGAGTTGATCGTAGAAGAGAGCGTGCTCGCGGCGCTGCTGGTTCCACTTGGGCAGGTAGCGGAGTTTGACCTCGAGGACGGCAGCCTGAATGGAGTCAAGGCGGGAGTTCCAGCCGATCTCCTCGTGATAGTACCGGCGGCGCATGCCGTGGGCGCGGAGGATGCGGGCGTGGTCGTCAATCGCGGCGGACGTAGTGGTGACGAGGCCGGCGTCTCCCATGGCGCTTAGATTTTTAGTGGGATAGAAGCTGAAGGCGGCGGCATCGCCGAGGGCTCCTGCGGGGACTCCGTTCCATGTGGCTCCGAAGGCCTGCGCGGCGTCTTCGATGAGGAGGAGGTCGTGACTTTGTTTCAGCGTGGTGAATTGGTCCCAGTCGGCGCACTGGCCGTAGAGGTGGACGGGGAGGACGGCCCTGATGTTTTTGGTTGGGCTGGAATGTAAAAGCTCTTCCACCGAGACCGGGGAGAGGTTGAATGTAGTGGGGTCAATGTCAGCTAACAGAGGTGTTGCGCCGCAACGGAGGATAGCGCTGACCGTGGCGAAGAAGCTGAAGGGGGTTGTGATGACGGCGTCGCCGGGGCCGACGTTGGCAGCGGCCAGGGCGAGCCAGATGGCATCCGTGCCGCTAGCGCAGCCGATGGCGTGGGGCACGGCACAGACGACGGCTGCAGCGAGCTCGAAGCTGGTGACCTGGGGGCCGAGGATAAAGTGCTGCGAGGCGCATACAGCTTCGATGGAGTTCAGTATTTCCTGCCGGAGGGTAGCGAACTGGCGGGAGAAGTCAAGCATTGGAACGGGTTGCGAGTTACGGAGGGTCACATTTGCCATGGTATATCGCTCGTATGTAGCTGTGGGGACAGCGCCAGACTTTCATTCTGCATTGCAATGCGTCTAACGAAGTATTGCGTTCGTCTCTACAATGTGGCGAGGCAATTTGATTATTGCCGTGGATGCTCGTATTGTTGACAGTCTTGGCTTTAGGCTTAGCCGTTGGATGCGCTGAGTTTTGTTCTAAAGCCGATGGGTCACGGCAAACGCTCATTGCAGTATGAACATTTTTGGACAAAGGAGATCGGCCCCATGGAATCAAAGCCGGCACAGAACATTCAGGATACTTTTCTCAACACAGTGCGAAAAGACAAGAGTCCGATCACGATTTACCTGGTAAGTGGCGTGAAGCTAACGGGGAAGATTCGGTCGTTCGATAAATACTCCGTGCTGCTGGAGAACAACAGCCAGGAGCAACTGATCTTCAAACATGCGATCTCGACTGTAGTGAGTGGACGCGCGGGAGTACATGGCGATGTGCGGACCGACGTGAAGCCAGAAGTGCGGGCGTCGGTAGGTTCGGCTCCGGCTACTGGCGCGCCAGTACAAGAAGCGACAGGGACCCAAGGCCGTTAGCCGTTGACAACTGAAGGTGCGAAGATCGGTGGAGTGAAGCCCACGAGACGCAGTCTGGTCGAAGCGCAAGAGGCAGCGGCACGCCAGGCGCGGGGAGGTCTGTCGCAGGCGGAACGTGCAGTGTTGGTGGCTGTGGAGTTTACCGGTGAGCGGCGAAAGCTGACAGTGGCGGCGCGGCTGGCAAAGACTGCAGCGGCGGTTTCGGCTGGGACCGCATTGGAGGGTGGTGATTCTGTTTCTGCCCCGAAAGGTGCCGCGGACCTCGACTTTGATGCTTCGCTCGCAGAGTTTGAAGAGCTTGCGAGGAGCGCGGGCGCCGAAGTCGCAGCCACCCTCATCCAGCGTCGGCCGAGGCCCGATCCGGCGACACTGGTAGGGCACGGAAAGCTTGAGGAGATCGATGGCGTGATTGCCTCGACGGGGGCAGATCTGGTGCTGTTCGATCATGATCTTTCGCCGTCGCAGTTGCGAAACCTTGAGGCGAAGTTGCCGTGCCGAGTGATTGATCGAACGCAGTTGATTCTGGATATCTTTGCAAGACATGCACGGACGCGAGAGGGCCAACTGCAGGTGGAGTTGGCGCAACTGGAGTATCAGCTGCCCCGGCTGGCTGGACGCGGCAAGGCGATGTCCCAGTTGGGCGGTGGTATCGGTACACGCGGGCCAGGTGAAACGCAGCTAGAGACGGATCGACGGAAGATCAATCTGCGGATCGATCACGTGAAAGAGCAACTGGAGTCGGTGCGGCGAATTCGCCGGCAGCAGAGGCAGCGAAGAGAGGCGGTGCCGGTGCAGGTGGTTGCGTTGGTGGGCTATACCAACGCGGGCAAGAGCACGCTCTTCAATGCGTTGACCGAGGCGGGGGTGTTGGAGTCGTCACGGATGTTTGCGACGCTCGATCCTAAGCTTAGGCAGTTGACACTCCCTTCGCGAAGGAAGATTTTGCTCTCGGATACGGTGGGATTTATTCGTAACCTGCCACACACGCTGGTGACCAGCTTCCGGGCGACGCTGGAGGAGGTGGAGCGAGCGGAACTTCTGCTGCATATTCGCGATGCGTCAAGTCCGATGGTGGAAGAACAGAAGACGCAGGTCGAGAAGGTGCTCGCCGAACTGGATGTTTCGAAGAAACCCGTGATTGAGGTGCTGAACAAGATCGACCTGGTCGGGGACCACGAAGGTATGCCCATGGGAGCGCCCGGAAGCGTGGCCGTATCTGGCCTGAAGAAGCTGGGGCTCGATCATTTGATGGCAGCGATCGATGCGGCGTTGGTAGTGGATCCGCTGGTTGAGATGCAGTTTCGCCTGCCTCAGTCGGAGGGGGCGGTGTTGGCTGCGCTGGAAGCTGGAGCTGTCGTCGAAGGGAAGCGCTTTGAGGGAAATCTGGCCTTTGTTACGGCACGAGGGCCGGCTTCGTTGCTGAACAGGTTTAGGAGATTTCGTGAAAAGGTTCGTTGAGCCCAGAAAAGCCTCTTAACTAGCATAGGCCGCCTGATGGGGAGCGGAGGTGGTGTCCCCAATCACGCGACCTATGTGACCCAGATCTTAGGGTCCAGGTGGTACTTGTCAGTCTAGTCCTTTGGTTCAGGAAGTCAAAGGGAAGTTGAAATTATCTGCACTGAGGCTGGGCTACGGCAATTGCGCGAATATCGTTCAACGTGGGCGATATTCATCAGATACTTGGTTGACACTGTTGTAATCGCTTTGCTAAAACTAGGTGTACCTCGAACTAACATGCAGCGCCTGCGCCAGTATTTTCTGGAACACGGTAGCGGTGTGAGACCGCTCACTACAGGACTTCCAAGCGGCCCCGGCCGACCCCATTCATGGATCAGATACTGAATCAACTCGGTGAACTTGTGCTCGGCTCTGTGCCGACTATTGTTCTGTTTATTTTGCTAGTGGCAGCTTATGGATTGCTGGTTCGACGACCATTGGATCGTGTGCTGGCTGAGCGGCGTGCTCGTACCTCAGGTGCGATTGAACAGGCGCGCAGAGCGATTGCAGCGGCTGAGGCTGACACTGCGGCTTACGAAGAAAAGTTGCGCAACGCCAGGGCCGAGATATTTCAGATGCGCGATAAGAGGCTGAAGCAGTGGAACTTGGAGCGGGAAGCAGCCTTGGCCCAGGCGCGTCAGCACATGCACGATCGCGTTAGCGGAGCCAAGGTGGAGATTGAGCAGAGTGCGCATGAGGCTCGACTCCAAATCGCAGGAATGAGCGAGGAGTTGAGCTCGCGCATTGTTAGTGCGTTGCTTCCAGCCGATGTGCGGGCGACGGAGGTGGCGCAGTGAAGATTTCTTTTGTGAAGCGGCTACTGCCAGCCGCAATCCTGATGGGTTTGTTGTTCCTGCCGGTGTGCCATCTGAGGGCGCAGGACTCGGGCGCTACCAAGGTGGATGCCGGACATGATGCGTCTGAGAACGTGTCGTCGGAGCAGGGCAAGCAAGAAGAAGATGAGAACGACAAGTATCTTCATTCAACAGCCGTTCGTGCGTTAGGTGCAAAAGCTGGCTTGAACGCGGAGCAGGCGGCTACCGCGTTTACGGTTGCGAATTTTGTAGTTCTGGCGGCACTCGTTGGCTGGTTCCTGGCGAAAACTTTGCCCAAGACGTTCCGCGATCGAAGCACGGCGATCCAGAAGCAATTGGTGGATGCGCGAACGGCGACCGAAGATGCCAATGCTAGATTGCGCAGCGTGGAAGATCGGTTGAGCAAGCTGGACGGTCAGATTGCGGCAATGCGAGCCCAGGCAGAGAAGGATTCCACGCTTGACGAGCAGCGCATTACTGCGAGCGTGGAAGAGGAAAAGCAGAAGATTCTGGCGACGGCGGAGCAGGAGATTGCTGCTGCGACGGCGCTGGCGCAGCGTCAGATTCAGCAGTACGCAGCAGAGCTTGCCATTGAGCAGGCAGCGCATAAGTTGGTGGTGACGGCGGAGACCGACCGGCTGTTGGTACAGAGTTTTGCCCAACGGCTTGCAGGTGGCGACTCGAAGAAAGGACAAAACTGATGTCGGTCCTTTCCTTGCGGTACGCTCACGCGTTTGCCTCGGTGGCGGCTTCCGCCAATCTGAATGCCGCCGTGGCGGAACAA
Coding sequences within:
- the hflX gene encoding GTPase HflX codes for the protein MKPTRRSLVEAQEAAARQARGGLSQAERAVLVAVEFTGERRKLTVAARLAKTAAAVSAGTALEGGDSVSAPKGAADLDFDASLAEFEELARSAGAEVAATLIQRRPRPDPATLVGHGKLEEIDGVIASTGADLVLFDHDLSPSQLRNLEAKLPCRVIDRTQLILDIFARHARTREGQLQVELAQLEYQLPRLAGRGKAMSQLGGGIGTRGPGETQLETDRRKINLRIDHVKEQLESVRRIRRQQRQRREAVPVQVVALVGYTNAGKSTLFNALTEAGVLESSRMFATLDPKLRQLTLPSRRKILLSDTVGFIRNLPHTLVTSFRATLEEVERAELLLHIRDASSPMVEEQKTQVEKVLAELDVSKKPVIEVLNKIDLVGDHEGMPMGAPGSVAVSGLKKLGLDHLMAAIDAALVVDPLVEMQFRLPQSEGAVLAALEAGAVVEGKRFEGNLAFVTARGPASLLNRFRRFREKVR
- a CDS encoding F0F1 ATP synthase subunit B family protein, coding for MDQILNQLGELVLGSVPTIVLFILLVAAYGLLVRRPLDRVLAERRARTSGAIEQARRAIAAAEADTAAYEEKLRNARAEIFQMRDKRLKQWNLEREAALAQARQHMHDRVSGAKVEIEQSAHEARLQIAGMSEELSSRIVSALLPADVRATEVAQ
- the hfq gene encoding RNA chaperone Hfq, which codes for MESKPAQNIQDTFLNTVRKDKSPITIYLVSGVKLTGKIRSFDKYSVLLENNSQEQLIFKHAISTVVSGRAGVHGDVRTDVKPEVRASVGSAPATGAPVQEATGTQGR
- a CDS encoding DegT/DnrJ/EryC1/StrS family aminotransferase; translation: MANVTLRNSQPVPMLDFSRQFATLRQEILNSIEAVCASQHFILGPQVTSFELAAAVVCAVPHAIGCASGTDAIWLALAAANVGPGDAVITTPFSFFATVSAILRCGATPLLADIDPTTFNLSPVSVEELLHSSPTKNIRAVLPVHLYGQCADWDQFTTLKQSHDLLLIEDAAQAFGATWNGVPAGALGDAAAFSFYPTKNLSAMGDAGLVTTTSAAIDDHARILRAHGMRRRYYHEEIGWNSRLDSIQAAVLEVKLRYLPKWNQQRREHALFYDQLLRKANLTADTAKEGVVLPITDPRAGHVFHQYVIRAPRRDELRSYLTEQKIGSEIYYPVPLHLQTSLAHLGYKQGDFPISEAAAHEVLALPMYPELREDEQQSVVDAITAFYA
- a CDS encoding phosphotransferase enzyme family protein; amino-acid sequence: MSDQEERLFGGNVADAVVRVGATVRKPVTEATSSVEAFLEHLFEVGFRGAPRTLGRDDKRRHVLEYVPGATQEPFSYTSEELGRVGQLIREFHAAAKSFVPPEGALWKVVIGPDAEELICHHDLAPWNLVRGGDRWVFIDWDGSGPGSVLWDVAYAAQTFVPLIHGGEPAVDASRLRCFVDGYGLDRSQREKLPELMVARTRAMFELGERAAITGEQPWARLHAEGHGSRHWRQAADYVERHLEIWRDALLAGFDDDCRGQA
- a CDS encoding ATP synthase F0 subunit B; protein product: MKISFVKRLLPAAILMGLLFLPVCHLRAQDSGATKVDAGHDASENVSSEQGKQEEDENDKYLHSTAVRALGAKAGLNAEQAATAFTVANFVVLAALVGWFLAKTLPKTFRDRSTAIQKQLVDARTATEDANARLRSVEDRLSKLDGQIAAMRAQAEKDSTLDEQRITASVEEEKQKILATAEQEIAAATALAQRQIQQYAAELAIEQAAHKLVVTAETDRLLVQSFAQRLAGGDSKKGQN